A window from Citrus sinensis cultivar Valencia sweet orange chromosome 3, DVS_A1.0, whole genome shotgun sequence encodes these proteins:
- the LOC127900611 gene encoding uncharacterized protein LOC127900611 codes for MKNEAIVQSQAVSLRNLKNQIGQLATSKIAKKLKDPGSFIISCSIGTKYNGRALCDLGASINLMSLSLFKQLGVGECKPTTVTLQLADRSHAYHERKIEDVLVKVDKFIFPMDFIVLDFETDKEVPIIFGRPFLATRKTVIDVQKEELTMRVNDQQVTFNVLEAIKSPDKAEDCNFLSVVDLAVADRINRCCSKEVIKAATFESFEEENIAAN; via the exons atgaagaatgaagcaattgtgcaAAGTCAAGCTGTATCTCTGAGAAACCTGAAAAACCAAATTGGACAGCTTGCCACA AGTAAGATTGctaaaaaattgaaggatCCAGGAAGCTTCATAATATCATGTTCAATTGGAACTAAGTACAATGGCAGAGCACTCTGTGACTTGGGAGCCAGCATTAATCTAATGTCATTATCTCTATTTAAGCAATTAGGAGTAGGAGAGTGCAAGCCAACAACAGTCACTCTGCAGTTGGCTGACAGATCTCATGCATACCATGAAAGAAAGATTGAAGATGTATTGGTGAAGGTTGACAAATTCATCTTTCCAATGGATTTCATTGTACTAGACTTTGAGACTGATAAAGAGGTACCAATTATATTTGGAAGACCTTTCCTGGCAACTAGGAAGACTGTGATAGATGTTCAGAAAGAAGAGCTAACCATGAGGGTGAATGACCAACAAGTCACCTTCAATGTATTAGAAGCTATTAAGAGTCCTGATAAGGCAgaagattgtaattttttaagtgtTGTGGACCTTGCTGTGGCAGACAGAATAAATAGATGCTGCAGTAAAGAGGTTATCAAAGCTGCCACCTTTGAaagctttgaagaagaaaatattgcaGCAAACTAG